A genomic window from Enoplosus armatus isolate fEnoArm2 chromosome 20, fEnoArm2.hap1, whole genome shotgun sequence includes:
- the LOC139303739 gene encoding probable endonuclease 4, with amino-acid sequence MGPRKSGARKRKTEEALGGEKEGEDTVKKKEAEERGHRREKGRGNRKYIGAHVGIQGGIWKAVESCTEMGGSSFALFLGSQRSWKRPALAQTAAARFREQCSLHEFDPAHILPHGSYLMNCGSPKEDVFEKSQALLVDELSRCSLLGLNLYNFHPGSSLGSITTEQCVDKIAASINHAHQQTPAVVTVLENMSGQGSTVGGKFSELKSIIDKVRDQTRVGVCLDTCHAFAAGYDLAVEGGVKAMLDEFDQEVGLHYLKAIHLNDSKGKLGCNLDRHEDIGKGHIGISAFRDIVNEPRLDDIPLILETPGRPGFEYAEQIELLYSLCEKK; translated from the exons ATGGGTCCGAGAAAGAGTGGAgcaaggaaaaggaaaaccGAGGAGGCTCtcggaggagaaaaggagggagaggacactgtgaagaagaaggaggctgaggagagaggacacaGGAGGGAGAAGGGCCGTGGGAACAGGAAATACATTGGAGCTCATGTTGGCATCCAAG GTGGGATATGGAAAGCTGTGGAGTCCTGCACAGAGATGGGCGGCAGCAGTTTCGCCCTGTTTCTGGGCTCCCAGCGGTCATGGAAGAGGCCTGCACTGGCCCAGACAGCTGCTGCCAGGTTTCGGGAGCAATGTTCCCTACATGAGTTTGACCCAGCTCACATCCTGCCTCATGGGTCCTACCTCATGAACTGTGGATCTCCTAAAGAGG ATGTGTTTGAGAAGAGCCAGGCCCTGCTGGTGGATGAGCTCAGCCGCTGCAGCCTCCTGGGTCTGAACCTCTACAACTTCCACCCTGGCTCCTCCCTGGGCTCCATCACCACAGAGCAGTGTGTGGACAAGATAGCAGCATCCATTAACCATGCTCACCAGCAAACACCTGCTGTGGTAACAG TTTTGGAGAACATGAGCGGTCAGGGCAGCACGGTGGGGGGCAAGTTCTCCGAGCTGAAGAGCATCATAGACAAAGTGAGAGACCAGACCAGAGTAGGGGTGTGTCTGGATACCTGCCACGCCTTCGCAGCAG GATACGACCTGGCTGTAGAGGGAGGAGTGAAGGCCATGCTTGATGAGTTTGATCAAGAAGTGGGGCTCCACTATCTTAAAGCCATCCATCTCAATGACTCCAAAG gTAAACTAGGTTGCAACCTCGATCGGCATGAAGACATCGGTAAAGGTCACATCGGAATCTCTGCTTTCCGAGACATTGTCAATGAGCCCAGACTGGACGACATCCCTCTGATACTGGAGACACCTGGACG GCCAGGATTCGAGTATGCTGAACAAATTGAACTTCTCTATTCCCTCTGTGAGAAAAAATAG